The Hyalangium ruber genome includes a window with the following:
- a CDS encoding S8 family serine peptidase: MHFRRAVPLLALFGLAACGPEAEQTTPDTVSLMSSRKFLHAPQAVPGEYIVVFDEAQGIGIANVSASANALAMAHGGQLMRTYSHALRGFSVRMTEAQARRLAEDPRVKYVEENGIVQLSGSQTGATWGLDRVDQRNLPLDSNYNYNVNGTGVHAYIVDTGIHLSHQEFTGRIGNGYDSVTSGGTAADCNGHGTHVAGTVGGTTYGLAKNVMLHPVRVLDCGGSGTWEGVIAGVDWVTANHIKPAVANMSLGGGVAQTVDDAVANSIAAGVTYAVAAGNDSGDACTKSPARTPTAITVGSTTNTDARSSFSNYGTCVDIFAPGSDITSAWHTGTGATNTISGTSMASPHVAGAAALYLQRYPSSTPQQVRDALVTNGTPGVVGNPGTGSPNVMLYSAFVPPPDGGGDTVAPTATVTAPTAGATLIGSATLSADATDNVGVTRVDFVVDGIVVAHDTSAPFTVAWDSTSAGNGAHSIFARAYDAYGNIGSSAAVSFSINNPGFAVYDATLKAPKCGTVGALCSTGTLVKGRGGLGPEVNAPNTINNSCADGTSGSYQSDESLEALKVSTSDGSDFAPGKSVTIEAKVWAYSGFTSDFLDLYYAADANNPSWTFIGTLQPTAGGLQTLTATYTLPSGNLQAIRGAFRYNGTAGSCGTGGYDDRDDLVFAVGGGAGDTTPPSTAITAPTAGATLSGTATVSANASDNVGVTRVDFYAGATLIGSDTSAPYSISWATGGVANGAYALSTRAFDAAGNSANSASVSVTVNNAATCTTTQQLLLNPGFESGNVNWTAPSGVIANNASTARTGNWRALLGAKGVTTTHNVYQQLSIPATACSANLKFWLKITTAEGTTSTQYDKFFVEVQNSAGTVLATLATYSNLNKGTTFVERSFDLSAYKGQTIRLNLKATEDSSLQTSFFVDDTSLTVIQ, encoded by the coding sequence ATGCACTTTCGTCGAGCCGTTCCCCTGCTCGCCCTCTTCGGTCTGGCCGCGTGCGGCCCCGAGGCCGAGCAGACGACGCCGGACACCGTCTCCCTCATGAGCAGCCGCAAGTTCCTGCACGCCCCCCAGGCGGTACCGGGCGAGTACATCGTCGTATTCGATGAGGCGCAGGGCATCGGCATCGCCAACGTCTCGGCGTCCGCCAACGCGCTGGCGATGGCGCACGGCGGGCAGCTCATGCGCACCTACAGCCACGCGCTGCGGGGCTTCTCGGTGCGGATGACGGAGGCCCAGGCGCGGCGGCTCGCGGAGGACCCCCGGGTGAAGTACGTGGAGGAGAACGGCATCGTCCAGCTGAGCGGCTCGCAGACGGGCGCCACCTGGGGCCTGGACCGCGTGGACCAGCGCAACCTGCCGCTCGACAGCAACTACAACTACAACGTCAACGGCACGGGCGTTCACGCCTATATCGTCGACACCGGTATCCACCTGAGCCACCAGGAGTTCACCGGCCGCATCGGCAACGGGTACGACTCCGTCACGTCGGGCGGCACGGCGGCGGACTGCAATGGCCACGGCACGCACGTGGCGGGCACGGTGGGCGGCACCACCTACGGCCTGGCGAAGAACGTCATGCTGCACCCGGTGCGCGTGCTGGACTGCGGCGGCTCGGGCACGTGGGAGGGCGTCATCGCCGGCGTGGACTGGGTGACGGCCAACCACATCAAGCCGGCCGTGGCGAACATGAGCCTGGGCGGCGGCGTGGCGCAGACGGTGGATGACGCGGTGGCCAACTCCATCGCCGCGGGCGTCACGTACGCGGTGGCGGCGGGCAACGACAGCGGCGATGCCTGCACCAAGTCTCCGGCGCGCACGCCTACCGCCATCACCGTGGGCTCCACGACGAACACGGACGCGCGCTCCTCGTTCTCCAACTACGGCACCTGCGTGGACATCTTCGCGCCGGGCTCGGACATCACCTCCGCGTGGCACACGGGCACTGGCGCCACCAACACCATCAGCGGCACCTCGATGGCGAGCCCCCACGTGGCGGGCGCGGCGGCGCTGTACCTGCAGCGCTACCCCAGCTCCACGCCGCAGCAGGTGCGTGACGCGCTGGTGACCAACGGCACTCCGGGCGTGGTGGGCAACCCCGGCACGGGCTCGCCCAACGTGATGCTCTACTCGGCCTTCGTTCCTCCGCCGGACGGCGGCGGCGACACCGTCGCCCCCACCGCCACGGTGACCGCGCCCACGGCCGGCGCCACCCTCATCGGCAGCGCCACGCTCTCGGCGGACGCCACGGACAACGTGGGCGTCACCCGCGTGGACTTCGTGGTGGACGGCATCGTGGTGGCCCACGACACCAGCGCGCCCTTCACCGTGGCGTGGGACTCCACCTCGGCGGGCAACGGTGCTCACAGCATCTTCGCCCGCGCCTATGACGCCTACGGCAATATCGGCTCCAGCGCCGCAGTGAGCTTCTCCATCAACAACCCGGGCTTCGCCGTGTACGACGCCACGCTCAAGGCGCCCAAGTGCGGCACCGTGGGCGCGCTGTGCTCCACCGGCACCCTGGTGAAGGGTCGCGGCGGCCTCGGTCCCGAGGTGAACGCGCCCAACACCATCAACAACTCCTGCGCCGACGGCACCAGCGGCTCCTACCAGAGCGACGAGTCGCTCGAGGCGCTCAAGGTGTCCACCAGCGACGGCTCGGACTTCGCGCCCGGCAAGTCGGTCACCATCGAGGCCAAGGTGTGGGCCTACTCCGGCTTCACCTCGGACTTCCTGGACCTGTACTACGCGGCCGACGCCAACAACCCCTCGTGGACCTTCATTGGCACCCTGCAGCCGACGGCCGGTGGCCTGCAGACGCTGACCGCCACGTACACGCTGCCCTCCGGCAACCTTCAGGCCATCCGCGGCGCCTTCCGCTACAACGGCACGGCGGGCTCCTGCGGCACCGGCGGCTATGACGACCGGGATGACCTCGTCTTCGCGGTGGGCGGCGGCGCCGGCGACACCACCCCGCCGTCGACGGCCATCACCGCGCCGACCGCGGGCGCCACGCTCAGCGGCACGGCCACGGTGAGCGCCAACGCCTCGGACAACGTGGGCGTCACCCGCGTGGACTTCTACGCGGGTGCCACCCTCATCGGCTCCGACACCTCGGCCCCGTACAGCATCTCCTGGGCGACCGGGGGCGTGGCCAACGGCGCCTACGCGCTGAGCACCCGGGCCTTCGACGCGGCGGGCAACAGCGCCAACTCGGCCAGCGTGTCCGTCACCGTCAACAACGCCGCCACCTGCACCACCACCCAGCAGCTGCTGCTCAACCCGGGCTTCGAGAGCGGCAACGTGAACTGGACGGCCCCCTCGGGCGTCATCGCCAACAACGCCAGCACGGCCCGCACGGGCAACTGGCGCGCGCTGCTGGGCGCCAAGGGCGTCACCACCACCCACAACGTGTACCAGCAGCTCTCCATCCCGGCGACGGCGTGCTCGGCCAACCTCAAGTTCTGGCTGAAGATCACCACCGCCGAGGGGACCACCTCGACGCAGTACGACAAGTTCTTCGTCGAGGTGCAGAACAGCGCGGGCACGGTGCTGGCGACGCTGGCCACCTACAGCAACCTGAACAAGGGCACCACCTTCGTGGAGCGCTCGTTCGACCTGTCGGCCTACAAGGGGCAGACGATCCGCCTGAACCTCAAGGCCACCGAGGACTCGTCGCTGCAGACGAGCTTCTTCGTGGATGACACCTCGCTGACCGTCATCCAGTAA
- a CDS encoding TraR/DksA family transcriptional regulator produces MDVWVNEARQALLKRRARLKARGEQEQPPVEGLGAGLSEQEHQELRAIDEALARMEDGAFGQCSRCGGAMGRYRMRAVPESRYCMTCSTGVRG; encoded by the coding sequence ATGGACGTCTGGGTGAACGAAGCACGACAGGCGCTGCTGAAGCGGCGCGCCCGCCTGAAGGCCCGCGGTGAGCAAGAGCAGCCACCGGTGGAGGGCCTCGGCGCGGGGCTGTCCGAGCAGGAACACCAGGAGCTGCGGGCCATCGACGAGGCCCTGGCGCGGATGGAGGACGGCGCGTTCGGCCAGTGCTCCCGTTGCGGCGGAGCCATGGGCCGCTACCGCATGCGCGCCGTGCCGGAGTCCCGCTACTGCATGACATGCAGCACCGGCGTACGAGGCTGA